The Juglans microcarpa x Juglans regia isolate MS1-56 chromosome 8S, Jm3101_v1.0, whole genome shotgun sequence genome has a window encoding:
- the LOC121244709 gene encoding uncharacterized protein LOC121244709 isoform X4 has protein sequence MSTEFRTRLQSMKAAPMKQENEKQDMQGSKINDAAKATRSQGASRKERKIALQQDVDKLKKKLRHEENIHRALERAFSRPLGALPRLPPYLPTYTLELLAEVAVLEEEVVRLEQEVLHFRQDLYQEAVYISSSKRSGENSIDSYAQYPIQNYKPERHKFSALNGGDSSVCTRRHGPSLSEDGRGKEYKWCQNSTKNQKGSPTPKSQTIKTPVKRPLISQRSSEKHLDPQNLQVECRLKDQASLESRTPDEKPSRDDGPNRISEDILKCLLSILLRMGSKKNHNMAENFPYLLTLGTRESSEEANYRDPYGICSEYGKRDIGPYHKLYHIEASSINPNRSASSLFLLRRLKLLLGKLASVNLESLTHQEKLAFWINIYNSCMMNAFLEHGIPDSPEGVAALMQKATINVGGHLLNAVTIEHSILRLPFHSKYVHQTFLEGTKNAGKTWRSIVGLEFSEPLVTFALSCGSWSSPAVRVYTASQVENELEVAKREYLQAAVGISTTKFAIPKLLDWYLLDFAKDLDSFLDWICLQLPCELAKEAIKCLEWGKQEPPHSQFVQVMPYDFSFRYLLYSE, from the exons ATGAGTACTGAATTCAGGACGAGGCTTCAGTCCATGAAAGCAGCTCCCATGAAGCAGGAAAAT gagAAGCAGGATATGCAAGGGAGCAAGATAAATGATGCTGCAAAAGCAACGAGGAGTCAAGGGGCCTccagaaaggagagaaaaattgCATTGCAGCAAGAT GTTGATAAGCTCAAGAAAAAGCTTAGACATGAAGAGAACATTCACAGAGCTTTGGAAAGGGCTTTCAGCAGGCCTTTGGGAGCTCTACCTCGTCTTCCCCCTTATCTCCCTACTTAT ACATTGGAGCTTCTTGCCGAGGTGGCTGTTTTGGAAGAGGAAGTGGTTCGGCTTGAACAAGAAGTTCTGCATTTTAGACAGGATCTGTATCAGGAAGCCGTCTACATATCATCCTCTAAAAGGAGTGGAGAGAATTCAATTGATTCATATGCCCAATACCCGATTCAGAATTACAAACCAGAGCGACACAAATTTTCAGCTCTAAATGGGGGTGATTCCTCGGTGTGCACAAGGAGGCATGGACCCTCTCTTTCTG AAGATGGTAGGGGAAAAGAGTACAAATGGTGTCAAAACTCGACAAAGAACCAAAAGGGATCCCCAACCCCTAAATcccaaacaataaaaactcCAGTTAAAAGACCTCTAATAAGCCAGAGATCATCAGAGAAGCATTTGGATCCTCAAAATTTACAG GTGGAATGCAGATTGAAAGATCAAGCAAGTCTAGAATCAAGAACCCCGGATGAAAAGCCGTCAAGAGATGATGGCCCAAACAGAATTTCTGAAGATATTCTGAAGTGTTTATTGAGCATTCTCTTGAGAATGGGTTCAAAGAAGAATCATAATATGGCAGAAAATTTTCCATACTTATTGACCTTAGGAACTCGAGAAAGCAGTGAAGAAGCAAATTATAGGGACCCTTATGGTATCTGTTCAGAATATGGAAAGAGAGATATTGGTCCATATCATAAATTATATCACATTGAAGCTAGCTCAATCAATCCAAATCGATCAGCAAGTTCTTTGTTTCTACTTCGTAGATTAAA GCTCCTCCTGGGGAAACTTGCCTCCGTCAACTTAGAGAGCCTCACCCATCAGGAAAAGCTAGCGTTCTGGATAAACATTTACAATTCCTGCATGATGAAT GCATTCTTAGAACATGGCATACCGGATAGTCCTGAGGGGGTTGCTGCTTTAATGCAGAAG GCAACAATAAATGTTGGGGGACACTTGCTAAATGCAGTAACAATAGAGCATTCTATCCTGAGATTGCCTTTCCACTCGAAATAT GTGCACCAGACATTTTTAGAGGGTACAAAAAACGCTGGGAAGACATGGAGAAGCATAGTTGGATTGGAGTTTTCTGAGCCATTGGTGACATTTGCACTATCCTGTGGAAGCTGGTCCTCCCCTGCT GTGAGAGTGTACACAGCATCTCAGGTGGAGAACGAACTGGAAGTGGCTAAAAGAGAGTACTTACAGGCTGCAGTTGGAATTTCAACAACGAAATTTGCAATCCCAAAGCTGTTAGATTGGTATTTACTTGACTTTGCAAAGGACTTGGACTCGTTCCTTGATTGGATCTGCCTTCAATTGCCATGTGAACTTGCAAAAGAAGCAATTAAGTGCCTTGAGTGGGGCAAACAGGAACCACCTCATTCACAGTTTGTCCAAGTTATGCCCTATGATTTCAGTTTTAGGTATCTTTTATACTCGGAATAA
- the LOC121244709 gene encoding uncharacterized protein LOC121244709 isoform X5, producing MQGSKINDAAKATRSQGASRKERKIALQQDVDKLKKKLRHEENIHRALERAFSRPLGALPRLPPYLPTYTLELLAEVAVLEEEVVRLEQEVLHFRQDLYQEAVYISSSKRSGENSIDSYAQYPIQNYKPERHKFSALNGGDSSVCTRRHGPSLSEDGRGKEYKWCQNSTKNQKGSPTPKSQTIKTPVKRPLISQRSSEKHLDPQNLQCSNFQVECRLKDQASLESRTPDEKPSRDDGPNRISEDILKCLLSILLRMGSKKNHNMAENFPYLLTLGTRESSEEANYRDPYGICSEYGKRDIGPYHKLYHIEASSINPNRSASSLFLLRRLKLLLGKLASVNLESLTHQEKLAFWINIYNSCMMNAFLEHGIPDSPEGVAALMQKATINVGGHLLNAVTIEHSILRLPFHSKYVHQTFLEGTKNAGKTWRSIVGLEFSEPLVTFALSCGSWSSPAVRVYTASQVENELEVAKREYLQAAVGISTTKFAIPKLLDWYLLDFAKDLDSFLDWICLQLPCELAKEAIKCLEWGKQEPPHSQFVQVMPYDFSFRYLLYSE from the exons ATGCAAGGGAGCAAGATAAATGATGCTGCAAAAGCAACGAGGAGTCAAGGGGCCTccagaaaggagagaaaaattgCATTGCAGCAAGAT GTTGATAAGCTCAAGAAAAAGCTTAGACATGAAGAGAACATTCACAGAGCTTTGGAAAGGGCTTTCAGCAGGCCTTTGGGAGCTCTACCTCGTCTTCCCCCTTATCTCCCTACTTAT ACATTGGAGCTTCTTGCCGAGGTGGCTGTTTTGGAAGAGGAAGTGGTTCGGCTTGAACAAGAAGTTCTGCATTTTAGACAGGATCTGTATCAGGAAGCCGTCTACATATCATCCTCTAAAAGGAGTGGAGAGAATTCAATTGATTCATATGCCCAATACCCGATTCAGAATTACAAACCAGAGCGACACAAATTTTCAGCTCTAAATGGGGGTGATTCCTCGGTGTGCACAAGGAGGCATGGACCCTCTCTTTCTG AAGATGGTAGGGGAAAAGAGTACAAATGGTGTCAAAACTCGACAAAGAACCAAAAGGGATCCCCAACCCCTAAATcccaaacaataaaaactcCAGTTAAAAGACCTCTAATAAGCCAGAGATCATCAGAGAAGCATTTGGATCCTCAAAATTTACAG TGTTCAAATTTCCAGGTGGAATGCAGATTGAAAGATCAAGCAAGTCTAGAATCAAGAACCCCGGATGAAAAGCCGTCAAGAGATGATGGCCCAAACAGAATTTCTGAAGATATTCTGAAGTGTTTATTGAGCATTCTCTTGAGAATGGGTTCAAAGAAGAATCATAATATGGCAGAAAATTTTCCATACTTATTGACCTTAGGAACTCGAGAAAGCAGTGAAGAAGCAAATTATAGGGACCCTTATGGTATCTGTTCAGAATATGGAAAGAGAGATATTGGTCCATATCATAAATTATATCACATTGAAGCTAGCTCAATCAATCCAAATCGATCAGCAAGTTCTTTGTTTCTACTTCGTAGATTAAA GCTCCTCCTGGGGAAACTTGCCTCCGTCAACTTAGAGAGCCTCACCCATCAGGAAAAGCTAGCGTTCTGGATAAACATTTACAATTCCTGCATGATGAAT GCATTCTTAGAACATGGCATACCGGATAGTCCTGAGGGGGTTGCTGCTTTAATGCAGAAG GCAACAATAAATGTTGGGGGACACTTGCTAAATGCAGTAACAATAGAGCATTCTATCCTGAGATTGCCTTTCCACTCGAAATAT GTGCACCAGACATTTTTAGAGGGTACAAAAAACGCTGGGAAGACATGGAGAAGCATAGTTGGATTGGAGTTTTCTGAGCCATTGGTGACATTTGCACTATCCTGTGGAAGCTGGTCCTCCCCTGCT GTGAGAGTGTACACAGCATCTCAGGTGGAGAACGAACTGGAAGTGGCTAAAAGAGAGTACTTACAGGCTGCAGTTGGAATTTCAACAACGAAATTTGCAATCCCAAAGCTGTTAGATTGGTATTTACTTGACTTTGCAAAGGACTTGGACTCGTTCCTTGATTGGATCTGCCTTCAATTGCCATGTGAACTTGCAAAAGAAGCAATTAAGTGCCTTGAGTGGGGCAAACAGGAACCACCTCATTCACAGTTTGTCCAAGTTATGCCCTATGATTTCAGTTTTAGGTATCTTTTATACTCGGAATAA
- the LOC121244709 gene encoding uncharacterized protein LOC121244709 isoform X1: protein MSTEFRTRLQSMKAAPMKQENEKQDMQGSKINDAAKATRSQGASRKERKIALQQDVDKLKKKLRHEENIHRALERAFSRPLGALPRLPPYLPTYTLELLAEVAVLEEEVVRLEQEVLHFRQDLYQEAVYISSSKRSGENSIDSYAQYPIQNYKPERHKFSALNGGDSSVCTRRHGPSLSEDGRGKEYKWCQNSTKNQKGSPTPKSQTIKTPVKRPLISQRSSEKHLDPQNLQCSNFQVECRLKDQASLESRTPDEKPSRDDGPNRISEDILKCLLSILLRMGSKKNHNMAENFPYLLTLGTRESSEEANYRDPYGICSEYGKRDIGPYHKLYHIEASSINPNRSASSLFLLRRLKLLLGKLASVNLESLTHQEKLAFWINIYNSCMMNAFLEHGIPDSPEGVAALMQKATINVGGHLLNAVTIEHSILRLPFHSKYVHQTFLEGTKNAGKTWRSIVGLEFSEPLVTFALSCGSWSSPAVRVYTASQVENELEVAKREYLQAAVGISTTKFAIPKLLDWYLLDFAKDLDSFLDWICLQLPCELAKEAIKCLEWGKQEPPHSQFVQVMPYDFSFRYLLYSE from the exons ATGAGTACTGAATTCAGGACGAGGCTTCAGTCCATGAAAGCAGCTCCCATGAAGCAGGAAAAT gagAAGCAGGATATGCAAGGGAGCAAGATAAATGATGCTGCAAAAGCAACGAGGAGTCAAGGGGCCTccagaaaggagagaaaaattgCATTGCAGCAAGAT GTTGATAAGCTCAAGAAAAAGCTTAGACATGAAGAGAACATTCACAGAGCTTTGGAAAGGGCTTTCAGCAGGCCTTTGGGAGCTCTACCTCGTCTTCCCCCTTATCTCCCTACTTAT ACATTGGAGCTTCTTGCCGAGGTGGCTGTTTTGGAAGAGGAAGTGGTTCGGCTTGAACAAGAAGTTCTGCATTTTAGACAGGATCTGTATCAGGAAGCCGTCTACATATCATCCTCTAAAAGGAGTGGAGAGAATTCAATTGATTCATATGCCCAATACCCGATTCAGAATTACAAACCAGAGCGACACAAATTTTCAGCTCTAAATGGGGGTGATTCCTCGGTGTGCACAAGGAGGCATGGACCCTCTCTTTCTG AAGATGGTAGGGGAAAAGAGTACAAATGGTGTCAAAACTCGACAAAGAACCAAAAGGGATCCCCAACCCCTAAATcccaaacaataaaaactcCAGTTAAAAGACCTCTAATAAGCCAGAGATCATCAGAGAAGCATTTGGATCCTCAAAATTTACAG TGTTCAAATTTCCAGGTGGAATGCAGATTGAAAGATCAAGCAAGTCTAGAATCAAGAACCCCGGATGAAAAGCCGTCAAGAGATGATGGCCCAAACAGAATTTCTGAAGATATTCTGAAGTGTTTATTGAGCATTCTCTTGAGAATGGGTTCAAAGAAGAATCATAATATGGCAGAAAATTTTCCATACTTATTGACCTTAGGAACTCGAGAAAGCAGTGAAGAAGCAAATTATAGGGACCCTTATGGTATCTGTTCAGAATATGGAAAGAGAGATATTGGTCCATATCATAAATTATATCACATTGAAGCTAGCTCAATCAATCCAAATCGATCAGCAAGTTCTTTGTTTCTACTTCGTAGATTAAA GCTCCTCCTGGGGAAACTTGCCTCCGTCAACTTAGAGAGCCTCACCCATCAGGAAAAGCTAGCGTTCTGGATAAACATTTACAATTCCTGCATGATGAAT GCATTCTTAGAACATGGCATACCGGATAGTCCTGAGGGGGTTGCTGCTTTAATGCAGAAG GCAACAATAAATGTTGGGGGACACTTGCTAAATGCAGTAACAATAGAGCATTCTATCCTGAGATTGCCTTTCCACTCGAAATAT GTGCACCAGACATTTTTAGAGGGTACAAAAAACGCTGGGAAGACATGGAGAAGCATAGTTGGATTGGAGTTTTCTGAGCCATTGGTGACATTTGCACTATCCTGTGGAAGCTGGTCCTCCCCTGCT GTGAGAGTGTACACAGCATCTCAGGTGGAGAACGAACTGGAAGTGGCTAAAAGAGAGTACTTACAGGCTGCAGTTGGAATTTCAACAACGAAATTTGCAATCCCAAAGCTGTTAGATTGGTATTTACTTGACTTTGCAAAGGACTTGGACTCGTTCCTTGATTGGATCTGCCTTCAATTGCCATGTGAACTTGCAAAAGAAGCAATTAAGTGCCTTGAGTGGGGCAAACAGGAACCACCTCATTCACAGTTTGTCCAAGTTATGCCCTATGATTTCAGTTTTAGGTATCTTTTATACTCGGAATAA
- the LOC121244709 gene encoding uncharacterized protein LOC121244709 isoform X3 has protein sequence MSTEFRTRLQSMKAAPMKQENEKQDMQGSKINDAAKATRSQGASRKERKIALQQDVDKLKKKLRHEENIHRALERAFSRPLGALPRLPPYLPTYTLELLAEVAVLEEEVVRLEQEVLHFRQDLYQEAVYISSSKRSGENSIDSYAQYPIQNYKPERHKFSALNGGDSSVCTRRHGPSLSEDGRGKEYKWCQNSTKNQKGSPTPKSQTIKTPVKRPLISQRSSEKHLDPQNLQCSNFQVECRLKDQASLESRTPDEKPSRDDGPNRISEDILKCLLSILLRMGSKKNHNMAENFPYLLTLGTRESSEEANYRDPYGICSEYGKRDIGPYHKLYHIEASSINPNRSASSLFLLRRLKLLLGKLASVNLESLTHQEKLAFWINIYNSCMMNAFLEHGIPDSPEGVAALMQKATINVGGHLLNAVTIEHSILRLPFHSKYTFLEGTKNAGKTWRSIVGLEFSEPLVTFALSCGSWSSPAVRVYTASQVENELEVAKREYLQAAVGISTTKFAIPKLLDWYLLDFAKDLDSFLDWICLQLPCELAKEAIKCLEWGKQEPPHSQFVQVMPYDFSFRYLLYSE, from the exons ATGAGTACTGAATTCAGGACGAGGCTTCAGTCCATGAAAGCAGCTCCCATGAAGCAGGAAAAT gagAAGCAGGATATGCAAGGGAGCAAGATAAATGATGCTGCAAAAGCAACGAGGAGTCAAGGGGCCTccagaaaggagagaaaaattgCATTGCAGCAAGAT GTTGATAAGCTCAAGAAAAAGCTTAGACATGAAGAGAACATTCACAGAGCTTTGGAAAGGGCTTTCAGCAGGCCTTTGGGAGCTCTACCTCGTCTTCCCCCTTATCTCCCTACTTAT ACATTGGAGCTTCTTGCCGAGGTGGCTGTTTTGGAAGAGGAAGTGGTTCGGCTTGAACAAGAAGTTCTGCATTTTAGACAGGATCTGTATCAGGAAGCCGTCTACATATCATCCTCTAAAAGGAGTGGAGAGAATTCAATTGATTCATATGCCCAATACCCGATTCAGAATTACAAACCAGAGCGACACAAATTTTCAGCTCTAAATGGGGGTGATTCCTCGGTGTGCACAAGGAGGCATGGACCCTCTCTTTCTG AAGATGGTAGGGGAAAAGAGTACAAATGGTGTCAAAACTCGACAAAGAACCAAAAGGGATCCCCAACCCCTAAATcccaaacaataaaaactcCAGTTAAAAGACCTCTAATAAGCCAGAGATCATCAGAGAAGCATTTGGATCCTCAAAATTTACAG TGTTCAAATTTCCAGGTGGAATGCAGATTGAAAGATCAAGCAAGTCTAGAATCAAGAACCCCGGATGAAAAGCCGTCAAGAGATGATGGCCCAAACAGAATTTCTGAAGATATTCTGAAGTGTTTATTGAGCATTCTCTTGAGAATGGGTTCAAAGAAGAATCATAATATGGCAGAAAATTTTCCATACTTATTGACCTTAGGAACTCGAGAAAGCAGTGAAGAAGCAAATTATAGGGACCCTTATGGTATCTGTTCAGAATATGGAAAGAGAGATATTGGTCCATATCATAAATTATATCACATTGAAGCTAGCTCAATCAATCCAAATCGATCAGCAAGTTCTTTGTTTCTACTTCGTAGATTAAA GCTCCTCCTGGGGAAACTTGCCTCCGTCAACTTAGAGAGCCTCACCCATCAGGAAAAGCTAGCGTTCTGGATAAACATTTACAATTCCTGCATGATGAAT GCATTCTTAGAACATGGCATACCGGATAGTCCTGAGGGGGTTGCTGCTTTAATGCAGAAG GCAACAATAAATGTTGGGGGACACTTGCTAAATGCAGTAACAATAGAGCATTCTATCCTGAGATTGCCTTTCCACTCGAAATAT ACATTTTTAGAGGGTACAAAAAACGCTGGGAAGACATGGAGAAGCATAGTTGGATTGGAGTTTTCTGAGCCATTGGTGACATTTGCACTATCCTGTGGAAGCTGGTCCTCCCCTGCT GTGAGAGTGTACACAGCATCTCAGGTGGAGAACGAACTGGAAGTGGCTAAAAGAGAGTACTTACAGGCTGCAGTTGGAATTTCAACAACGAAATTTGCAATCCCAAAGCTGTTAGATTGGTATTTACTTGACTTTGCAAAGGACTTGGACTCGTTCCTTGATTGGATCTGCCTTCAATTGCCATGTGAACTTGCAAAAGAAGCAATTAAGTGCCTTGAGTGGGGCAAACAGGAACCACCTCATTCACAGTTTGTCCAAGTTATGCCCTATGATTTCAGTTTTAGGTATCTTTTATACTCGGAATAA
- the LOC121244709 gene encoding uncharacterized protein LOC121244709 isoform X2, producing MSTEFRTRLQSMKAAPMKQENEKQDMQGSKINDAAKATRSQGASRKERKIALQQDVDKLKKKLRHEENIHRALERAFSRPLGALPRLPPYLPTYTLELLAEVAVLEEEVVRLEQEVLHFRQDLYQEAVYISSSKRSGENSIDSYAQYPIQNYKPERHKFSALNGGDSSVCTRRHGPSLSDGRGKEYKWCQNSTKNQKGSPTPKSQTIKTPVKRPLISQRSSEKHLDPQNLQCSNFQVECRLKDQASLESRTPDEKPSRDDGPNRISEDILKCLLSILLRMGSKKNHNMAENFPYLLTLGTRESSEEANYRDPYGICSEYGKRDIGPYHKLYHIEASSINPNRSASSLFLLRRLKLLLGKLASVNLESLTHQEKLAFWINIYNSCMMNAFLEHGIPDSPEGVAALMQKATINVGGHLLNAVTIEHSILRLPFHSKYVHQTFLEGTKNAGKTWRSIVGLEFSEPLVTFALSCGSWSSPAVRVYTASQVENELEVAKREYLQAAVGISTTKFAIPKLLDWYLLDFAKDLDSFLDWICLQLPCELAKEAIKCLEWGKQEPPHSQFVQVMPYDFSFRYLLYSE from the exons ATGAGTACTGAATTCAGGACGAGGCTTCAGTCCATGAAAGCAGCTCCCATGAAGCAGGAAAAT gagAAGCAGGATATGCAAGGGAGCAAGATAAATGATGCTGCAAAAGCAACGAGGAGTCAAGGGGCCTccagaaaggagagaaaaattgCATTGCAGCAAGAT GTTGATAAGCTCAAGAAAAAGCTTAGACATGAAGAGAACATTCACAGAGCTTTGGAAAGGGCTTTCAGCAGGCCTTTGGGAGCTCTACCTCGTCTTCCCCCTTATCTCCCTACTTAT ACATTGGAGCTTCTTGCCGAGGTGGCTGTTTTGGAAGAGGAAGTGGTTCGGCTTGAACAAGAAGTTCTGCATTTTAGACAGGATCTGTATCAGGAAGCCGTCTACATATCATCCTCTAAAAGGAGTGGAGAGAATTCAATTGATTCATATGCCCAATACCCGATTCAGAATTACAAACCAGAGCGACACAAATTTTCAGCTCTAAATGGGGGTGATTCCTCGGTGTGCACAAGGAGGCATGGACCCTCTCTTTCTG ATGGTAGGGGAAAAGAGTACAAATGGTGTCAAAACTCGACAAAGAACCAAAAGGGATCCCCAACCCCTAAATcccaaacaataaaaactcCAGTTAAAAGACCTCTAATAAGCCAGAGATCATCAGAGAAGCATTTGGATCCTCAAAATTTACAG TGTTCAAATTTCCAGGTGGAATGCAGATTGAAAGATCAAGCAAGTCTAGAATCAAGAACCCCGGATGAAAAGCCGTCAAGAGATGATGGCCCAAACAGAATTTCTGAAGATATTCTGAAGTGTTTATTGAGCATTCTCTTGAGAATGGGTTCAAAGAAGAATCATAATATGGCAGAAAATTTTCCATACTTATTGACCTTAGGAACTCGAGAAAGCAGTGAAGAAGCAAATTATAGGGACCCTTATGGTATCTGTTCAGAATATGGAAAGAGAGATATTGGTCCATATCATAAATTATATCACATTGAAGCTAGCTCAATCAATCCAAATCGATCAGCAAGTTCTTTGTTTCTACTTCGTAGATTAAA GCTCCTCCTGGGGAAACTTGCCTCCGTCAACTTAGAGAGCCTCACCCATCAGGAAAAGCTAGCGTTCTGGATAAACATTTACAATTCCTGCATGATGAAT GCATTCTTAGAACATGGCATACCGGATAGTCCTGAGGGGGTTGCTGCTTTAATGCAGAAG GCAACAATAAATGTTGGGGGACACTTGCTAAATGCAGTAACAATAGAGCATTCTATCCTGAGATTGCCTTTCCACTCGAAATAT GTGCACCAGACATTTTTAGAGGGTACAAAAAACGCTGGGAAGACATGGAGAAGCATAGTTGGATTGGAGTTTTCTGAGCCATTGGTGACATTTGCACTATCCTGTGGAAGCTGGTCCTCCCCTGCT GTGAGAGTGTACACAGCATCTCAGGTGGAGAACGAACTGGAAGTGGCTAAAAGAGAGTACTTACAGGCTGCAGTTGGAATTTCAACAACGAAATTTGCAATCCCAAAGCTGTTAGATTGGTATTTACTTGACTTTGCAAAGGACTTGGACTCGTTCCTTGATTGGATCTGCCTTCAATTGCCATGTGAACTTGCAAAAGAAGCAATTAAGTGCCTTGAGTGGGGCAAACAGGAACCACCTCATTCACAGTTTGTCCAAGTTATGCCCTATGATTTCAGTTTTAGGTATCTTTTATACTCGGAATAA